One segment of Diaphorobacter sp. HDW4B DNA contains the following:
- a CDS encoding tripartite tricarboxylate transporter substrate binding protein, whose protein sequence is MKSGFVKWSIGFVAALSIGATFAQSFPTQAVKIVVPFPAGGTTDILARQLAAELGQKWSVPVIVDNKAGASGTIFSEQLARTAPDGYTLMLTATHHVINPGLYKNLRYDTKTSFTPLAQVAVVPSLLLVNPAVPVKNVQELIQYGKDNPGKLSFGSAGTGGGNHLAGELFKSMTGVQMVHVPYKGAAPALNDLLGGTIPVMFDSITGVIQHVKAGKLKALGVTSLKRSVAVPDIPTLDEAGVKGFEANSWFGLYGPAHMKPEVVDKINADVREVLSTPKMKSLFSEQGAEPGTMTQPAFAAFVNTEIDKWSKVISTANVKLD, encoded by the coding sequence ATGAAATCTGGATTCGTGAAATGGTCGATAGGATTCGTGGCTGCGCTGTCCATTGGGGCGACGTTTGCGCAATCCTTTCCGACACAGGCAGTGAAGATCGTGGTTCCGTTCCCCGCCGGAGGGACCACGGACATCCTGGCAAGACAACTGGCGGCAGAGCTCGGGCAAAAATGGTCTGTGCCAGTGATCGTGGACAACAAGGCTGGTGCGAGCGGAACCATTTTTTCCGAGCAACTTGCCCGCACAGCACCGGACGGCTACACGTTGATGCTGACGGCCACGCACCATGTGATCAACCCAGGTCTCTACAAGAACCTCCGATACGACACGAAAACATCATTCACACCATTGGCGCAGGTGGCGGTGGTTCCCAGTCTGTTGCTGGTCAATCCAGCAGTGCCGGTCAAGAATGTTCAGGAGCTGATTCAGTACGGCAAGGACAACCCCGGCAAGCTGAGCTTCGGCTCTGCAGGCACTGGCGGAGGAAATCATCTCGCGGGTGAACTCTTCAAGTCCATGACAGGAGTGCAGATGGTGCATGTGCCCTATAAGGGCGCGGCACCTGCTCTCAACGATTTGTTGGGTGGCACGATTCCGGTGATGTTCGATTCGATCACCGGCGTCATCCAGCATGTCAAAGCCGGGAAGCTGAAAGCACTCGGCGTCACGTCGCTCAAACGATCAGTGGCCGTTCCGGACATTCCCACGCTCGACGAAGCTGGAGTGAAAGGCTTCGAAGCGAATTCATGGTTCGGTCTGTACGGGCCAGCGCACATGAAGCCCGAGGTGGTCGACAAGATCAATGCCGATGTGCGTGAGGTGCTGAGCACGCCAAAGATGAAGTCTCTCTTCAGCGAGCAGGGGGCTGAACCAGGCACCATGACGCAACCTGCGTTTGCGGCATTCGTGAATACAGAGATCGACAAGTGGTCCAAGGTCATCAGCACTGCCAATGTGAAGCTGGATTGA
- a CDS encoding MaoC family dehydratase, which produces MSFEQLSIGHEIVGKSFSPTRETIREFCEASLDFNPLHLDDNYMKGDFGKTNFGGIIMHGMNNFGVITRMLTDWLYEQNAVQRRLETRWKSPVKPGDTITPKGRITQLKTTPKSRWVCLEVEVRNQRDEVVAVGEAMAEFPH; this is translated from the coding sequence ATGAGCTTTGAACAACTGAGCATCGGCCACGAAATCGTCGGCAAGTCCTTCTCTCCCACCCGCGAAACGATTCGCGAGTTCTGCGAGGCATCGTTGGATTTCAATCCTCTGCATCTGGATGACAACTACATGAAGGGCGACTTTGGGAAGACCAATTTCGGCGGAATCATCATGCATGGCATGAACAACTTCGGAGTCATCACCCGCATGCTCACAGACTGGTTGTATGAGCAGAACGCCGTGCAGCGTCGCTTGGAGACTCGCTGGAAAAGCCCGGTCAAACCCGGCGACACCATCACTCCCAAAGGCCGCATCACTCAGCTCAAGACCACGCCCAAGAGTCGTTGGGTCTGTCTCGAAGTGGAGGTTCGCAATCAGCGTGACGAGGTAGTGGCTGTGGGCGAGGCGATGGCGGAGTTTCCGCACTGA
- a CDS encoding MaoC family dehydratase — MKETTFETDFWKDENLRKIWDDIVPGEPRKTIPYTLTLEAIQKYCRVVGDMHPLYFDEDFAKKSVYGGLIAPPAIHILLMFACTPTDDWMRSPGTVNAGQSWSYNIPARPGDVIRLEARALDKFIKKDRLFVVHDNVFFNQNNEVICSGRGQTIRPQ, encoded by the coding sequence ATGAAAGAGACAACGTTCGAAACGGATTTCTGGAAAGACGAGAACCTCCGCAAGATCTGGGACGACATCGTTCCCGGCGAGCCACGCAAGACCATTCCCTACACGCTGACGCTGGAAGCCATCCAGAAATACTGCCGTGTGGTGGGTGACATGCATCCGCTGTACTTTGACGAGGATTTCGCCAAGAAATCTGTGTATGGCGGATTGATCGCTCCTCCTGCCATCCACATCCTGCTCATGTTCGCGTGCACACCGACGGACGACTGGATGCGCAGTCCAGGCACGGTCAACGCCGGCCAGTCGTGGAGCTACAACATCCCGGCGCGTCCAGGCGATGTGATTCGCCTTGAAGCGCGCGCTCTGGACAAGTTCATCAAGAAGGATCGTCTGTTTGTGGTGCACGACAACGTGTTCTTCAACCAGAACAACGAAGTGATCTGCTCTGGCCGCGGCCAGACCATTCGCCCGCAGTAA
- a CDS encoding IclR family transcriptional regulator C-terminal domain-containing protein, which produces MATPESESFVRTFARGLSVIEVMGQSTGRQNMAQISEAAQLPRTVVRRLLLTLIDLGFVGTDDKDYWLTPKVLRLGMTYLYTLPFWRQSQMVLEELGTRIKQSCAVSVLDDEDIVYIQRFHTKRILAFSPSIGSRLPAYSVSMGRVLLSGLSAERFDTYLDATEFTALTPRTVTDKERLRTIISNVREQGYSWSDAEYDESICGLAVPIRGHGGSIVAAINVSLISGEYTREQARTEFLPLLKLAASRLKEA; this is translated from the coding sequence ATGGCCACTCCAGAGAGCGAATCGTTTGTCAGAACCTTTGCACGCGGACTGAGCGTCATCGAAGTGATGGGGCAATCCACGGGGCGACAGAACATGGCCCAGATCAGCGAAGCCGCACAGTTGCCACGAACCGTGGTCCGGCGTCTGCTGCTGACGTTGATCGATCTGGGATTTGTGGGCACGGATGACAAGGACTATTGGCTCACGCCCAAGGTGCTGCGGCTTGGGATGACCTACCTCTACACGCTGCCGTTCTGGCGGCAGTCGCAGATGGTTCTGGAAGAGCTGGGGACACGCATCAAGCAATCGTGCGCCGTGTCCGTTCTGGACGATGAAGACATCGTCTATATCCAGCGCTTTCACACCAAACGCATCCTCGCGTTCAGCCCATCCATCGGCAGTCGCCTGCCGGCCTATTCGGTATCCATGGGACGTGTGCTCCTCAGCGGTTTGTCCGCGGAGCGATTCGACACCTATCTGGACGCGACCGAATTCACCGCACTCACCCCACGCACAGTCACGGACAAAGAGCGCTTGCGCACGATCATCTCGAACGTTCGCGAGCAAGGCTATTCATGGTCGGATGCTGAATATGACGAGTCCATTTGCGGACTGGCAGTACCCATCCGCGGGCATGGCGGGAGCATCGTTGCGGCCATCAATGTGAGCCTGATTTCCGGTGAATACACGCGAGAGCAAGCACGCACGGAGTTTCTGCCACTGTTGAAGCTGGCTGCCTCGAGATTGAAGGAGGCGTAG
- a CDS encoding replication initiation protein, whose amino-acid sequence MDTTESSLQLFPSMSGEGAELRKPHEMIVMIPRTKRVTLTGRKIYNALLHFSQDRLVSMEGMPTADFMFSAPLQSILKVSGSSSETRTVAKRYLREMRGLAVDWETTAPGDGVKWKDFSMLAEAAIEVRNGENWVLWTFPPTLITALKDPMRWARIDLGVLATLSTYTSVALYEICARYRDNPGGLTSRKPVAWWADALSPAPAGSERREWRKFKNEKVKAAVEEINAETDLQIEMIEHKQGRSVFEVQFAVRKKRVAVKLVEQEQLGPVDADLVLSAQALGISEMKIEGLIKEFGEKAVNEKLVVLKQRLENDGLKKVENSFAYLRSLLRSPGDDDEIAKPRTSTETNAIPHVDRVLQSAKAEPQALSPSQVQNKAFDEWIADRRRFVTDEIQKLDSFQKEQLFKAVAHELTEKGLMTPVLKRRAAQGDMMHGALGVHCVNHYAKVLLGPDWNKPDADLFGVVAR is encoded by the coding sequence ATGGATACGACCGAATCATCTCTACAGCTCTTTCCCTCCATGTCGGGGGAGGGTGCCGAGTTGCGCAAGCCGCACGAGATGATCGTCATGATTCCACGCACCAAGCGGGTCACGCTCACCGGGCGCAAGATCTACAACGCGCTATTGCATTTCTCTCAGGATCGCCTTGTGTCCATGGAAGGAATGCCAACGGCGGACTTCATGTTTTCCGCGCCCCTGCAATCTATCCTGAAAGTCTCCGGATCGAGCAGCGAAACACGCACCGTGGCGAAACGTTATCTGCGTGAAATGCGCGGCTTGGCTGTCGATTGGGAAACGACCGCTCCCGGAGATGGGGTGAAGTGGAAAGACTTCTCCATGCTCGCAGAGGCTGCGATCGAGGTTCGCAACGGCGAAAACTGGGTCCTGTGGACGTTTCCTCCCACATTGATCACAGCGTTGAAAGATCCCATGCGCTGGGCGCGGATCGATCTGGGGGTGCTGGCAACGCTGAGCACCTACACATCCGTTGCGCTGTACGAGATCTGCGCTCGCTATAGAGACAACCCCGGCGGGTTGACCAGCAGAAAGCCGGTGGCCTGGTGGGCCGACGCACTGAGTCCTGCCCCCGCGGGCTCGGAGCGCCGGGAGTGGCGCAAGTTCAAGAACGAGAAGGTCAAGGCAGCCGTCGAAGAAATCAATGCGGAGACGGATCTTCAGATCGAGATGATCGAACACAAGCAAGGTCGCAGCGTGTTCGAAGTTCAATTCGCTGTGCGCAAGAAGCGGGTTGCCGTCAAACTCGTGGAACAGGAACAGCTGGGTCCCGTGGATGCGGATCTGGTTCTGTCGGCACAGGCGCTTGGCATCAGCGAAATGAAGATCGAAGGCCTGATCAAGGAGTTCGGCGAAAAAGCGGTCAACGAGAAGTTGGTGGTTCTGAAGCAGCGACTCGAAAACGATGGACTCAAGAAGGTCGAGAACAGCTTTGCCTACCTTCGCTCACTGCTCCGTTCTCCCGGGGACGATGATGAGATCGCCAAGCCTCGCACGAGCACCGAGACAAACGCCATTCCCCACGTTGATCGGGTTCTGCAAAGCGCAAAAGCCGAACCGCAAGCCTTGTCACCATCGCAAGTGCAGAACAAGGCCTTCGATGAATGGATCGCCGACCGACGACGTTTCGTGACGGACGAAATTCAAAAGCTCGACAGCTTTCAGAAGGAGCAACTGTTCAAGGCAGTCGCCCATGAATTGACGGAGAAGGGCCTGATGACACCAGTGCTCAAGCGCCGCGCCGCGCAGGGCGACATGATGCACGGAGCGCTTGGCGTTCATTGCGTCAATCACTACGCCAAAGTGCTTTTGGGGCCGGACTGGAACAAGCCGGATGCGGACTTGTTCGGTGTCGTTGCGCGTTGA
- a CDS encoding ParA family protein → MNLTQAIRRQNLEDIEVQATRVAGMMAAIRSAMLPPTAAKSAPSMSISQLAQLCQVDKTKITYRVKRGDLPAGTMVGNKRVWSMEETQEWVRAFRADHLRPNDAVGTTITVANFKGGVAKTTTAVALSQGLSLRGHKVLLLDLDPQGSATTLFGVLPDAEVEVENTAMPLFSGEHADLSYAIRKTYWPSVDLICAAPLLFGAEFVLPARQSSDPGFEFWRVLDRGLDQARAEYDVIVIDTPPALSYVTINALMAADGVIMPVPPSALDFASSAQFWDLFSDLCNQLIRARGQDKTFEFIDVLLSRVESSDAASSVVRQWVIEAYGDKVLPIEIPKTAVTSSASAEFGTVYDVPKGSMNAKTFSRARDAYDRMVELVEQQVEAVWASQLENGDE, encoded by the coding sequence ATGAATCTCACACAAGCCATCAGGCGACAGAACCTGGAAGACATCGAGGTACAGGCTACTCGTGTGGCAGGCATGATGGCGGCAATCCGCTCTGCGATGCTGCCACCCACTGCCGCCAAGTCTGCTCCTAGTATGAGCATCTCGCAACTGGCACAGCTGTGCCAAGTAGATAAGACGAAGATCACCTATCGAGTGAAGCGCGGCGATCTGCCAGCCGGGACCATGGTTGGCAACAAGAGAGTCTGGTCAATGGAGGAAACTCAGGAATGGGTCCGCGCCTTCAGAGCAGATCATCTGCGTCCCAATGATGCGGTCGGTACCACCATCACCGTGGCCAACTTCAAGGGCGGCGTGGCCAAAACGACGACGGCAGTGGCCCTTTCTCAAGGCTTGTCCCTGCGTGGACACAAGGTGCTGCTGCTGGATCTGGACCCTCAAGGTTCGGCAACCACTCTGTTCGGGGTTCTTCCCGATGCGGAAGTCGAAGTCGAAAACACAGCCATGCCGCTGTTCTCCGGAGAGCATGCCGACCTGAGCTACGCGATTCGCAAGACTTACTGGCCCTCCGTCGATCTGATCTGTGCGGCCCCTCTTCTCTTTGGTGCTGAATTTGTCCTCCCCGCACGGCAATCATCCGACCCAGGCTTCGAGTTCTGGCGGGTTCTTGACCGTGGTCTTGACCAAGCGAGAGCGGAATACGATGTGATCGTGATCGACACCCCCCCTGCCCTGTCTTACGTGACCATCAATGCGTTGATGGCGGCCGACGGTGTGATCATGCCTGTTCCTCCCTCGGCTCTGGACTTTGCATCCAGCGCTCAATTCTGGGATCTGTTCTCCGACTTGTGCAACCAGCTCATTCGTGCTCGCGGACAGGACAAGACTTTTGAGTTCATCGACGTGCTGCTGTCTCGTGTCGAATCGTCCGACGCGGCCAGTTCGGTCGTTCGTCAATGGGTGATTGAGGCTTATGGCGACAAGGTTCTGCCGATCGAGATTCCCAAGACAGCAGTCACATCTTCTGCGAGCGCCGAGTTCGGAACCGTCTATGACGTTCCCAAGGGCTCGATGAATGCGAAGACGTTCAGCCGTGCTCGCGATGCATACGATCGGATGGTGGAACTTGTCGAACAGCAAGTCGAAGCTGTCTGGGCCTCTCAGCTTGAAAATGGAGATGAATGA
- a CDS encoding ParB/RepB/Spo0J family partition protein yields the protein MMSIRDKASKINFGQLPGMAPTEPADKPELKPKTAPGFLMAHAANQKSDLLRENETLKEQVQDLTVAASRVKELQEEAKVWENAKVTRQIDTALIVRSPWANRDPKHFETAQFQQLKLEIENAGGNVVPIKVRPIANGKYEIVYGHRRYEACKQLGLPVLALVDNLDDVGLFVEMERENRNRDDLSPWEKGVWYQSILKRGLFPSHRKLADAIGLDQSTVSRAITIAELPPQVVEAFSSPLDLQYRWTAPLLSAWSTDQDALLERIDAIKAKSPRPNAGSIFTFLSAPPSTKEDRSQKEILVNGQKVASLKLDKNGGGQLTFPKGMLSEARLLKLIKFVEELASK from the coding sequence ATGATGAGCATTCGGGACAAAGCCTCCAAGATCAATTTTGGGCAGTTGCCAGGCATGGCTCCTACCGAGCCAGCCGACAAGCCTGAATTGAAGCCCAAGACGGCTCCTGGATTCTTGATGGCACATGCGGCCAATCAGAAATCCGATTTGCTTCGTGAGAACGAAACGCTGAAGGAGCAGGTTCAAGATCTGACGGTTGCAGCTTCGCGAGTCAAGGAGCTTCAGGAAGAGGCGAAGGTCTGGGAGAACGCGAAGGTCACCCGTCAGATCGACACAGCCCTCATCGTTCGGAGCCCCTGGGCAAACCGTGATCCCAAGCACTTTGAGACGGCCCAGTTTCAGCAACTGAAGCTGGAAATTGAGAATGCCGGTGGAAACGTTGTGCCGATCAAGGTACGACCCATAGCCAATGGCAAGTATGAGATTGTCTATGGCCACCGTCGTTATGAGGCTTGCAAACAGTTGGGCTTGCCAGTGCTGGCGCTGGTCGACAACCTGGACGATGTCGGACTCTTCGTGGAGATGGAGCGCGAGAACAGAAACCGTGACGATCTTTCTCCTTGGGAGAAGGGCGTCTGGTACCAGTCGATCCTGAAGCGCGGACTGTTCCCATCCCACAGAAAACTCGCGGATGCCATTGGCTTGGATCAGTCTACCGTCAGCCGTGCGATCACCATTGCTGAATTGCCGCCTCAAGTGGTTGAGGCTTTTTCTTCGCCGCTCGATCTGCAGTATCGCTGGACAGCTCCATTGCTGAGCGCGTGGTCGACTGATCAAGACGCGCTTCTTGAACGAATTGATGCCATCAAGGCAAAGAGCCCTCGACCCAATGCTGGTTCGATCTTCACGTTTCTATCTGCGCCACCATCGACGAAAGAAGATCGCTCGCAGAAGGAAATCCTGGTCAATGGGCAGAAGGTGGCGAGCCTCAAGCTTGATAAAAATGGGGGTGGTCAGTTGACGTTTCCGAAGGGGATGCTCTCTGAAGCAAGGCTTCTGAAACTGATCAAGTTTGTCGAGGAGCTTGCTTCCAAGTGA
- a CDS encoding tyrosine-type recombinase/integrase, translating to MNKIFRPVQFDEIADVTLSGAPLAPRRKRGRPRGSVAQVVQQPISADDIAFLRSIIQGVSPQAAAKLYLAHRGDVSERSGASRYYEHLRMRIEAAASTWPELAKQVDVVWGRAGGLPEKPTVAEPQVVAPLFAPAATVEKRMSLEDFAAQYPEDMYSERELLELYLEEFPEESVSGVPGDAGVTASAKAAPERLPAEAASAKYSLSDQLAALAWMDRRLAVRPSRNDEVLQWIEFTSVQAQALKEKKVTTLAELRVWMAVAGARWWDCIPRYGRLRGKRLIAWLDHHGIDPEASLSQSKVDSGRHGPEKTALVPFEQMVWPDALRGERGGYRSDQPNTLGASSDIQAVQAWFATLEEKTAATRKAYKRATERLALWALMERGVAISALTTQDIEEFFSFLQDPPDHWVQSHVRTRMAQDWRPLKGALNDASQQLTSAAVRRLFALWHAAGYLRINPTAQLQGNAKRQVKLDVMRSFSAQDKTVIRQTLEGMENGPRKRRLVALIRLLQTAGLRRAECANMTWKQLEKVSQFGSDAPCWTLKIKGHGERERVVPIHDLAYAALEDHRNDRLALIETGALSMYADIAPLDMPLIGILDERLAQHAEKSEGVMPHNARREANETGSLSSGRIYGVLKDFFVQCANRAGAANSDFMAASTHWLRHTYAHDSLQASANDVRMVQQLLGHSDINTTTMYLPQDVREQVLMVSRIVPIV from the coding sequence ATGAACAAGATCTTCAGACCTGTGCAATTCGATGAGATAGCGGATGTCACGCTATCCGGCGCGCCATTGGCGCCACGACGAAAAAGAGGGCGCCCGCGTGGCTCTGTCGCACAGGTCGTTCAACAGCCGATTTCCGCAGACGACATTGCATTTTTGCGATCGATCATTCAGGGGGTGTCTCCACAGGCTGCGGCCAAGCTCTATTTGGCGCATCGTGGAGACGTGTCGGAGCGCAGTGGTGCCTCGCGCTACTACGAGCATTTGCGTATGCGCATCGAGGCGGCAGCGTCCACATGGCCGGAGCTTGCCAAACAGGTGGATGTCGTGTGGGGGAGGGCAGGGGGGCTTCCGGAAAAACCAACAGTGGCGGAGCCACAAGTAGTCGCGCCGCTCTTCGCTCCAGCCGCCACAGTGGAAAAGCGTATGTCATTGGAAGACTTCGCCGCTCAGTATCCGGAAGACATGTACTCCGAGCGAGAACTGCTGGAGTTGTACCTCGAAGAGTTTCCTGAAGAGTCAGTGTCAGGCGTGCCTGGTGATGCAGGTGTGACAGCCAGCGCAAAGGCTGCGCCTGAGAGGCTTCCTGCCGAAGCCGCCTCCGCAAAGTATTCGTTGTCTGATCAACTGGCTGCGTTGGCGTGGATGGACCGCAGGCTGGCAGTACGACCTTCGCGAAACGACGAGGTCCTGCAATGGATTGAATTCACGTCTGTTCAAGCTCAGGCGCTCAAAGAAAAGAAGGTCACCACTTTGGCGGAGCTGCGGGTCTGGATGGCCGTTGCAGGTGCACGCTGGTGGGACTGCATTCCTCGATATGGTCGGCTCAGAGGAAAGCGGTTGATTGCTTGGCTGGATCACCATGGGATCGATCCGGAGGCAAGTCTTTCTCAGTCCAAAGTCGATTCGGGAAGGCATGGTCCTGAAAAGACAGCGCTCGTTCCCTTTGAACAAATGGTTTGGCCCGATGCCTTGCGAGGCGAGCGTGGTGGGTATCGCAGTGATCAGCCAAACACGCTGGGTGCAAGCAGTGACATTCAAGCGGTGCAGGCCTGGTTTGCGACGCTTGAGGAGAAGACTGCTGCGACCAGAAAAGCATACAAGCGTGCCACAGAACGTCTTGCCTTATGGGCGCTGATGGAGCGTGGTGTAGCCATCAGCGCGTTGACAACGCAGGATATCGAAGAGTTTTTTTCATTTCTTCAAGATCCGCCTGACCATTGGGTTCAGTCCCATGTGCGAACACGGATGGCGCAGGACTGGCGCCCATTGAAAGGGGCTCTGAACGATGCGAGCCAGCAATTGACATCGGCAGCAGTGCGTAGATTGTTTGCCTTGTGGCATGCCGCTGGATATCTTCGAATAAATCCAACAGCCCAACTGCAGGGCAACGCCAAACGGCAAGTGAAGCTGGATGTGATGAGGTCGTTCTCGGCGCAAGACAAGACGGTCATTCGTCAAACTTTGGAGGGCATGGAGAATGGTCCTCGAAAGCGAAGACTTGTTGCGCTGATTCGATTGCTGCAGACCGCTGGATTGCGTCGTGCCGAATGCGCGAACATGACATGGAAGCAGCTCGAAAAAGTGAGCCAGTTCGGATCGGATGCCCCATGCTGGACGTTGAAGATCAAGGGGCATGGGGAACGCGAACGTGTAGTGCCCATTCATGATCTGGCATATGCAGCCTTGGAAGACCATCGCAACGACCGGCTTGCGTTGATCGAAACCGGCGCCTTGTCGATGTATGCGGATATCGCCCCACTCGACATGCCGTTGATCGGAATTCTGGATGAGCGCCTTGCTCAGCATGCAGAGAAATCGGAAGGCGTGATGCCTCACAACGCACGCCGCGAGGCCAATGAAACAGGAAGTCTGAGCAGTGGGCGGATCTATGGAGTATTGAAAGACTTCTTCGTCCAATGCGCCAATCGTGCGGGTGCTGCCAACTCGGATTTCATGGCTGCCTCGACGCACTGGTTGCGCCACACATACGCGCATGACTCATTGCAAGCCAGTGCCAACGATGTGCGCATGGTTCAGCAGTTGCTGGGGCACTCGGACATCAACACCACGACGATGTATCTGCCGCAGGACGTTCGCGAACAGGTGCTGATGGTGAGCAGAATTGTTCCGATTGTGTAG
- a CDS encoding PaaI family thioesterase, with amino-acid sequence MFAAFEKFLGYRHELIGVRLKSATMKVDHMESEVELPELAPFAVSLGLRTASVGSGRAVLTLEPREDLMNRRGVVHGGVLATMVDSAMARASRTVAGVSELGGTTDLHVQYLRPGIGSLRVEAWVEHAAKSMSFCRAEVRNAADELVAVGSASLKLRRASRSAIA; translated from the coding sequence GTGTTCGCTGCATTCGAGAAATTTCTCGGCTATCGGCACGAGTTGATTGGAGTCCGGTTAAAGTCTGCAACGATGAAAGTTGATCATATGGAGTCTGAAGTCGAGCTCCCCGAATTGGCGCCTTTTGCTGTGTCACTGGGTTTGCGTACCGCGTCCGTCGGCAGTGGGCGCGCGGTGTTGACACTGGAACCACGCGAGGACTTGATGAATCGTCGTGGGGTGGTTCATGGTGGCGTTCTGGCGACCATGGTTGATAGTGCGATGGCTCGCGCGAGTCGAACGGTAGCGGGTGTGTCCGAATTGGGGGGAACCACCGATCTGCATGTCCAGTATTTGCGTCCGGGTATAGGCAGTCTGCGTGTGGAGGCATGGGTGGAACATGCAGCAAAGTCCATGAGCTTTTGTCGAGCAGAAGTGCGAAATGCCGCCGATGAATTGGTCGCTGTGGGGTCGGCGTCACTCAAATTGCGACGGGCCTCTCGTTCAGCAATAGCTTGA
- a CDS encoding IclR family transcriptional regulator: MSSPSKVLSILSLFSQQRPIWQPEEICEALNFTRATGYRYIKELVDFGLLNKVSARHYSLGSRIIELDYQLRGSDPVLLAADPVMHELSMKTGKELVLTVLINRRHVIDTHRVRAVNPTTTSVARSRGRQRPMFRAGAPKILLSCLPRHQQKQIYQSHAEEIHTNDMGSSWDEFRAKLDQIRKAGFYMSWGELEPGMGAAVVPVFNPDGDIVAALNILDSPENIRNTDPVCIKALLEEAAWKIRQRQAYPDLSPQHLP, translated from the coding sequence ATGAGCAGCCCATCCAAAGTACTCTCCATTCTTTCGCTCTTCTCGCAGCAAAGGCCTATTTGGCAGCCCGAGGAAATATGCGAGGCATTGAATTTCACCAGAGCAACTGGCTACCGATACATCAAGGAACTGGTCGATTTTGGTCTCTTGAACAAGGTCTCCGCTCGGCACTATTCGTTGGGGTCACGCATCATCGAGTTGGATTACCAACTGCGCGGCAGTGACCCAGTTCTTCTCGCTGCGGACCCTGTCATGCATGAGCTATCCATGAAGACGGGCAAAGAGCTCGTTCTGACAGTGTTGATCAACCGCCGCCATGTCATCGATACGCATCGCGTGCGGGCAGTCAATCCAACGACGACATCCGTTGCTCGGAGTCGCGGTCGTCAGCGCCCCATGTTTCGAGCAGGTGCTCCAAAAATTCTGCTCTCCTGTCTGCCCAGACATCAGCAGAAGCAAATCTACCAATCACATGCTGAAGAGATACATACAAACGATATGGGCAGCAGTTGGGATGAATTCCGAGCAAAGCTAGATCAGATCCGCAAAGCCGGGTTCTACATGTCCTGGGGCGAGCTGGAGCCTGGTATGGGGGCAGCAGTCGTGCCCGTGTTCAATCCAGATGGCGACATAGTTGCGGCACTGAACATACTGGATAGCCCCGAGAACATACGCAACACGGACCCTGTGTGCATAAAGGCACTGCTGGAAGAAGCGGCATGGAAAATCCGACAGCGTCAGGCCTATCCTGATCTCTCTCCCCAACACCTTCCCTGA